One Natronorubrum halophilum genomic window, CGTCATTCCGGTCGGGATCGGACTCGGGCTCGATCCGATGGCGACGGGTGCCCTCGCATTCGCCGGGAACGTTGCGTCGGTTTACGTCCTGATCTACTTTCACCGGCGGATCTCGAACTGGCGGCGCGATCGACGATCCGCGGACGAAACGGACTCGAGCGACCGGTTCGAACGAGCACGCGGGCTGTGGGAACGGTACGGACTCCCCGGAATAGCGATCGGTGGCCCGATCCTGACTGGCGTCCACATCGCCGCACTCGTCGCGTTGCTGGCCGGCAGCTCCGAGCGAACGGTCGCGGGGTGGATGACGGTCGGAATCGGTCTCTGGGCCGCACTCCTCGTCGCCGGATCGGTGTTGGGGGTTTCGTTGCTCGGGGTTGCGTGATCAGGCCGGCCTCGAGGACCGGGTGGCCTCTCTCGAGCACGGTGAGACGTTCGAGTTCGAGCCGTCCGATCGCCACGGCTAACGACGGGGTCGTTTCGGACGGGGATCAAACCGGCTCGGAACGGTCGAACGCACTCACTCGTCGTTCGAATCGCGGTTCTCCTCGCGACGGTCTGTAGGTGTCGAGCCGGGGAGCGAGAACGGATCCGCCTCGTCATCTTCGTACCGCCCCTCGCTGTCGGTATCCGCTATGAAGAGGAGGAGTCCCATTCCACCCGAGAGAAACACGAATCCAGCCCACTTGGCGGGAGAATCGAGCCCACGGCGGTTTGCGTCCCAGTAAACCAGTGCCGAGATCGAACCGAAGATCGCGACGTAAATGAGTCCGATCAGCAGTAGCGGACGCCAGAGCATATTCTCTCTCTTGAACGTACAAGTATAAATGTAATATTATTGTCGAGAAAAGCGAAGAAGAGATCTGCGAATATGCCAAGAGCCGAGACATAGATGTGTTGGCCGATATCGCGGAACTTCCGCGCCATCCGCAAGTTCGAGGGGTTCTCGGCGCGAGGTCCTGAGGCGCTCCGAGCGAAGAAGGCCGACGAACGAGGCGGCTTTACCGATCGGCTCGTGCTCTAATCGCGTTGAATCGGAAGGTCGGGGAGCGTGCCGTCTTGAGCACGGCGAAACCTACGAGTTCGAACCGGCGTCGGATCGTCGGAACTAGGTATTCGACGAACGGCCGGTACAGCGGATCTCTGTGTCACTTCGGACTGAGCAATCGGTATGCGGTGGCGCGCGCTGGGCCGCGTCGAACAGATAGTGAGACGCGGGCCGAAACTACGCGAGGGATGGGTGAGCAAGAGTGCGGCGCGTAGCGCCGCTGACGCGAACGGCGTAGCCGTGAGCGCGAGCGAATGAATCGGCTGGGGAGGACGTGGAAATCCCCGGTGCCACGATAGCAGAGACACCGCGTTCGTTTCAGTCTCATCGACGACGAGCGTCCTACTCGTGCTGGCGACACGGAGTAGCCACGCCCTTTCCAGCCGATTTCTCCTCACGGACGCGAAGCGTCCGTTCGGATGGTTCGCGGGACCGTCGGTCCCGCGCTAACGCTCACTGCGGTTCAGCGCGCGCCACCGCACGTGCTCTCTCGTCTCGAGCCGATCCGGTACTCGTCGATGACGGAGTGGTGTCGTTCCCTCGAGCGCCGCGGGATCAGTTTGCGAGTCGCTCGAGCGCCGCGGCGACCACGAGCGGGAACGTGATCGTCGCGTCGGCGTAGACCGAGACGTTGTCGGCGTCCTTCTCGAGTTTGCCCCACGAGCGGGCTTCGTCGAGCGTCGCACCGGAGAGGCCGCCGGTCTGTTTGGGGTCCATGGTCAACTGGACGGCGTAGTCGTAGGCGTCGGGTGCGACGAGCATCGTCTGGAGGGTGAAGTTCTTGGGGACGCCGCCGCCGACGATGAACGCGCCGGCCTCCTCGGCGTAGTAGGCGGTGTCGGTGAGGGCGGTCATGTCCGCCAGCGCGTCCAGCGAGAAGTCGGAGGTCTGGGAGTACATCCACGCCTGGAGGCCGAGCACGGAGTCCTGAACCGCGGGGCAGTAGATCGGCACGTCGTTCTCGTAGGCTGCGGCGGCGATCCCCGGCCCCTCCGAGACCCCCTCGCGCTCGTTGACCTCGGCGTTCGCGTGGCCGAGTTCCTCGGTCAGCCGCTGGATCGAGACGATGCCCTCTTCCTCGAGGGTCGGAAACACCTCCTCTCGCAGGTGGGACTCGAACGTCGCGAAGAACTCCTGTGGGAGGTAGACGTTGTAGATGCGGTCGACGCCCTCGTCGCGCAGCGTTTCGTCGTGTTCGCGCTCGGTCTTCCCCTCGGCGTGGACCGCGCCGTGGTGGTGCTTGCCGCCGATGGCCTCGATGCTGTCGTGAGTGAGATTCGCCCCGGTCGTGACGAGCACGTCGATGTGGCCCTCGCGAATCAGATCGGCGACGATTCGTCGCATCCCCGTGGGCACCATCGCCCCCGCTAGCCCGAAGAAGACGGTTACGTCGTCGTCGAACATCGACTCGGTCACGTCGACCGCCTCGTGGAGGTCCGCAGCGCCGACGCCGGCGTTGCCGTACTCGTCGGCGAGTTCGCCGACGGTCATGCCCGCTCGAGCCTCCGCGTGACCGATCGGATCGTGCGAAAACGTCTCGCGTTCGGGTTCGTGATGGCCGTCTTCCGCATCCGCGGCGGAATCGTCAGCGTGGTCGTCGCTCATATCCTCGAGTGAGGACGCCAGCGCTTTGAACGTCGCGATCCCTCCAGCGCGAATCGAGCGAGGCGAGCGGCGACCCGCCGGACCGCTGGTTCGGTCGAGAGCGGAGGTACCGCCGAACGGGCGTCACAGCCCGGTCGGCACATCGAAGTACGTCGTCTCGAGACCCCACTCCGCGACCAATTCTTGTAGCGAGCACACGCCGAACGTCTCCGTTGCGTAGTGGCCCGCAAGCACGACGTTGATCCCGGCCTCCTGGGCCTCGTGGTAGACTTTCTGTTTTCCTTCGCCGGTGACGAGCGCATCGACGCCCGCATCATCGGCCTCCTCGAGCCAGTCGGTTCCACTGCCGGTGACGATCGCGATTTCAGAGATTTCCTCGGGGCCGAATCCGAGGCCGCGTACCTGTCGGTCCCCCGTGTCGAGTTCGGCCTCGAGGCGGTCACAGAGCGATTCGATCGAGTAGGACTCGAGGGCGGTCCCGCGCTGGCCGATGTACTCCGGGCCGAGTTCGCCGAATGGCGAGCGGTTCTCGAGATCCAGTACGTCGGCGACCCCGGCGGCGTTGCCGTGATCCTGGTGGCCGTCCAGCGGCAGGTGCGAGACGTAGAGTGCAACGTCGTTCTCGATCAGCGGCGCGATTCGATCGTAAGTCCGACCGGTGACGCGGTCGAAGCCGCCCCACGAGATGCCGTGGTGGACGACGAGCGCGTCGGCGTCGGCGTCGATCGCCCGCTCGAACGTCTCCCGAACGCCGTCGACGGCGAACGCGACGCGTTCGACCTCGCCGCCGTCGGGACCGACCTGGAGGCCGTTCGCACTGGCGTCGAGGTCGGCGTAGTCGTCGGTTCGCAACTCCTCGTCGAGTCGATCGGCGAACACTGCGAGTTCCATGCTGCGAGGTTCCCCGTCGAGACCCTTGTATCCGGTAGGTTTACCGCTCCTTGGTCGGCGATGGGAAACGGGGAGATCCCGGTCTCACATCAGGTAGAACAGCGGGAACAGGAACACCCACACGATGTCGACGAAGTGCCAGTAGAGCCCGAAGAACTCGACCGGACGGTGGTCGTCGAGATAGGCGTCGATCGTCCTGATCCGGTAGATCATGAAGGCGGCGATGAGCAGTCCGAGGATCACGTGCAGCGCGTGCAGACCCGTGGTGACGTAGTAGATGGAGTACTCGAGGCCGTACCACCAGTACTCGCCGTGGGAGATCTTGACGCTGTACTCGTAGGCTTTCACCGTCATGAACGCCAACCCGAGCAGGAGCGTCGCGCCCATCGCGGTGAGCAGTCCCTTCTTGTTCTGGCGCTCGGCGAAGACGAGCGCGAGGACGACCGTGAAGCTCGAGGTGAGCAGGATATAGGTGTTGAGCAGGCCGGGCCAGGAGGCGAACGGCACCATCGTCCAGTTGTTCCAGCCCATGTGCAGGCGCATGAACACGTACGCCCCGATCACGGAACCGAAGACGACGACGTCGGAGGCGATGAAGAACCAGACGCCGAGTTTCGTCGTCCCGATCCCGTCGAACGGCCAGCGTTCGGCGATCGCCATCTCGGGCGCGTGAAACCGCTCGCGGCCGTACTCGAAGAGCGTGTAGCCGAGGATCGCCACGCCGAGTACCGTCAACACCGGGTAGAGGATGCTCGGTTCGGCACCGGTGCCGACGAGCGTGTCGGGTGCCGTTCCAGTTCCGTCGGCGAACGAAACCATGTACGGGGTGATTCCCGAAATCCCGAGGAAGAAGACGAACATGCCGAATCCGATCCCGACCGGCCAGATACTGGCGTGATCGGCGTGTTCCGCCTGGTGCGACGCGTCGGCCGTCAGACCGCCGTCGGTGGCGGCCGCCGAGTCGTCGACGAACTCGAGGCGACCGCTGGCGTAGCTCGGACGGCCGTCCCAGTTCTCGAGCGGCGGGGGCGACGGAATCGCCCACTCGGCGGTTCGGGAGTACGCCCACGGATTGTCGGGGGCGTCGGGACCCGACAGCCAGCTCTTGGCGAGCGTGTAGAACATGATCAGGAACGACGCACCGAGGACGAACGCCCCGGCGGTCGCCATCCGGTGGTACAGTTGCAGTCCGACACCGTAATCGAAGACGCGACGCGGCGTCTCCCAGGCGAGGAACATCGGGAAGTACAGCAGGTTGAACCCGAGGAAGTAGACCGCGAAGTGGAGTTTCCCCAGCGTCTCGGAGTACATCTTCCCGGTGATTTTGGGCCACCAGTAGTAGAGGCCGCCGATCAGCGCAGTTACCCCCGAAACCATCACGTAGTGGAAGTGAGCGACGACCCAGTAGGTGCCACGGAACTCGAAGTCCAACACGACGGCCCCGAGGAAGACCCCGGTGATCCCGCCGAGGATGAACAGGACAAGCGCACCCAGCGAGAAGAGAAACGGCGTGGTAAATCGGACCCGTCCCTTGACCATCGTGTAGATCAGCGCGAAGACCATCAGGTCGAAGGGCAGCGAAATCCCGATCGTCGTCGCCATGAACAGCGTCTTGATCTCGAGGTTGATGGTGGTCAGGAACATGTGGTGCATCCAGACCAGGAAGGACTGGACGGCCACGAGGACCATCGCGATGATGACCCACTTCCGACCGACGAGTCGCCGGCCGGTGAAGGTCTGGAACGTCTCGAACATGATCCCCAGTGCGGGGAAGAAGACGATGTACACCTCCGGATGGCCGAAGAACCAGAACAGGTGCGCCCACAGCAGGCTCGAGCCCTGGTCGGTCGCAAAGTACTGCGTCAGGAAGATGCGGTCGCTCGCCTGCAGTAACAGGGCGGCGAGCAGCGCGGCGAAGGCGAACAGCATCATCCAGACCGTCAGCAGCCACGACCAGGTGAAAAGCGGCATGTTCCAGAGGCCGAGCCCTTCCGCCCGCGAACGGTGAATCGTCGTGAGGAAGTTCACCGTCCCGATCGTGATCGAGAAGACGAACAGAATCAAAGCCAGGATCGCCGCGTTCCCCCCGGTGGCCGCCTCCATCGCGGTCGTGTACATCGGCACGTTCAGCGGGGCGTACATCGTCCACCCGCCGGAGAACGTCTGCCCCTGAAAGAACGAGATTCCGAACAGGATTCCCGAAAACAGGTAAAACCAGTAGCTCATCGCGTTCAATCGCGGAAACGCGAGATCCTTTGCACCGATCTGCAGCGGGACGAGATAGTTCGCGAAGCCGGTCGCGATCGGAGACAGGAACCAGAAAACCATCAACAACCCGTGAGCCGAGACGGCCTGATTGTATTCGCTTCCCGTGAGGAACCCCGTGCCGCCGGCATCCCACAACTGAATGCGAAACAGCATCGCGAGGACGCCGCCCAGCAGCAAGAAGAACAGCGCCGTCGCCAGATAGAGGACCCCGACGTCCTTGTGGTTCGTCGTCACGAGCCACCGCTTGATGCTCGTCATCGGGGGAAGGTCGCTCATCGCCGGATCACCCGCTGGGCAGCGGCGATCGCTCGAGGAACCCACCGAACCAGCCCGATCCGACGCACAGTCCTCAGCCCACGTCCGCGAGACACGAGGTCCATTGACAGAGTGTTTCTCACTGATTTCGTGTATCAACGTATGGGGCGCATTTGCAAGGTGTCGGTAGCTGGGGGCGTTGGAGCCTCTCCGGACGGACGTTCGAGTTACCAGCCACGCCGTAACGATGTCTCAGTTCGCGTGTCGACGATCCGTAGCCTCTCCGCTTTCGGATCTCGAGGCACGACGTAATCGGTACCGAGCCGTGCGAGCGATAGTAGCTGCTACACGTCAATGGACGCCTAGTTGCACGGTGGTTGTGCGATCGGTTTGTGCATACGTACGATTTGCGATCGGTTTATCGATACGTACGATTGCCACAGTAATTACCGATTGCTCGTCTGACGATCCGGGTAAAACCGGCCCTTATACGTGTGCAACTCCTCCGATCGATAACGAGAGATGTTGCACTGTGCGTCTCCCGGTCCGTAAAGGACGTCTGGGGACAGAACAGTCGTGTATCGATCACGGGCGCATCACAGAATCAACGCTCGTGTACACATCATGTCCGATCATCACTTCAAACGGGTCGCCGAAGAGACGGCCGAAATCCTCCTCGTCGAGGATAACCCGGGCGATATTCGCCTAACAGAAGAGGCGTTCAAAGCGACGGATACCGAGACAACGCTTCACTCCATCACCACCGGTGATCGCGCCGTCGACTTTCTGACGCGGCAGATTGCTACCGAATCCGCATCGCTTCCCGATTTCGTTCTTCTCGATTTGAATTTGCCGGGGAAAAACGGCTGTGAAGTGCTCGAAGCGATCAGAAGCGATCCGCAACTCAAACCGCTTCCCGTGATCGTGCTCACGAGTTCCGAAGCCGCGGAAGACATCGAACGGTGCTACGACGCACGCGCCAACGCCTATCTGACGAAACCGAAGGGGCCGGACGAGTTCGAGGCACTCGCGAAAGCGGTCGAGAAGTTCTGGTTCGAACAGGCACGGTTTCCGTCGCCTCTACGGTAACGACGTCTGCGAGGCGGGACAGAGCGACCATCCACGGTGAGTCGGCGAGCGAAAGCCCGCTACGTCCCGTCGGCGTGGGAAAAGACGAATTCCCGAACCAGTTTGCCGGCGAGCGAGGCGGCCTGTCCGTCGTCTCGGTCGTTGACCTCGACGACGTCGAACCCGCCCGAGCGGGGGGCCACCTCGCGGACGATATCGCGCATGTCACGGGACTCGAGGCCGAACGGCTCCGTCGTCCCCGTCCCCGGCGCGTACGCGGGATCGGCAGCGTCGATGTCGACGCTCAGGTAGACGGTCCGTCCCTCGAGTCGGTCCCCGAACGACCAGTCCGCGATATCCCTCGGCGGGACGACGGTCACGTCGTCCTCGCTCGCACGGTCCCACTCCGCTTCGCTTCCCGTTCGCACGCCGAGGAGGACGACCTCCTCGACGGCGTCGACCTCGAGAATCCGTCGCGTGACGGCGGCGTGGGAGAGTTCGTTCCCGGCGTAGGCGTCGTACAAGTCAAGGTGAGCGTCCAGACAGACTACCACCTCGGGTTCGACCGCGCGGACGCCGGCGAGCGAGACGCTGTGTTCGCCGCCAAGCATCAGCGGGATGGCGTCGTCCCAGACGACGTCGCGCAGGGTTCCCGTGAGGTACTCGAGGTACTCCGCGGCGTCGTCCCAGGCGGGGACGTCGCCGCGGTCTTCGACGGCGAGGTCCGAGAAGTGCCGGTCCGTCCGGTGGTCGTAATCGTCGAACGGCTCCGCAAAAGTTCGAATGCGTCGGGGACCGAATCGAGTCCCCGGCTGAAAGGTCGTCGAGACGTCCAGGGGCGCACCGACGACCACGAAGTTCGGCCCGTCACGATCGGGATCAACCGCCTGATCCGCCGTATCGGTCTCCTCGCGTTCGTCACTCGCCCCGGGAAACATCAGACGATCTTTCGCTGGTCTTCCATCTCGAGGTACTCGATGTTCTCGTCGGGGGAGACGTCGACGTCCTCGGGAATGCGCATCGTGAGCGTCTCGTACGTTTCAAGGTCCATGACCTGCATGTCGTTGCCGTCGACGGAGACGACCTGACCGTTCTTCCGCTCGATGATCGGGACCCAGATCTTCGCGTCGACGGGCTGGGAGAGCGAGCGCTTCTTCCCGTCGAAGACACCTTTGGCCTCGACTCGAGCCTTGGCGCTGCCGTGTTTACCGGGTTTGGCGGTCGAGTAGGCGTTGATCTTACAGGCTGCGTCGTCGATCATGACGTAGCTTCCTTCCTGGAGTTCGCGAACTTCGGTCTGCTGTTTCGCCATGTCCCGGCGTAATCAACCGACGGCCATAAACCGTTTGGAATGGACGCTGCCCCGAGGTCGGTCGGACTGGCGGACGGAAACCGGACAACCGCTTCTCGGTCGCCCGTTCGGGCGAGATCTGTCACTCGAGACGATCGCCCAGCAGTGATGGTTCCGGCCGTCCTCGGGGTCGGCGGGACGGAGTACTACGCGGCGTCCGCGTCGGTAGTCCACCGAAATCCGCTCGGCTCGAGCGGCGGCACGAGCGGGCTCGTCGGCAACCCGTCGCCGACCGCGGAGTCGTTGTACGCCCGCGGCGCGACGTCGTTTGGGCCGTCGGGGTAGTACAGCGACGCCAGCGTCTGGATGTGACCGCGGCCGACGCCGAGTTCGAACTGGCCGCCGCCGTACAGCCGAATCCCGCGTTCGTCGCAGTGGGCGAGCGTCTCGAGGAGCGACTCGAGCGAGCCGAACCGCGAGGGTTTGATGTTGAGCCAGTCGGGCTCCCACGGGAGCGCTTCGACGTCCTCGAGTCCGTCAATCGGGGCGTCCCACGACGTCCGAGCGCGGACGGCAGGATCGTCGAACAGCGGCTCCGTCTCGTCGGTCAGCGCGGGGTCCTCGATGACGGTCTCGGGGAAGGCCTCGAGCACCCGCCGATACAGTTCGGGATCGGCCGGCGTGTCGACCTCCGTCCCCTCGTACTGGCCTTTGAGGTCGAGAATGCGGATCGCGTCGGCCCCGACGGTTTCGTCGAGCGCCGTCACGACGCCGTCGTCCCACGCCGGGGTCGGATCCAGCTTGAACTCGAGACCGGGAACCCGCTCGCGGAGGCGCTCGAGTCGGTCGGTCGTCGGCGGATCGCCGAGTCGGGTGCTGGCGACGAACCGGACCGGTTCGAGCGAGCGGTCGAGCGCGCTCGCGACGGTCGTTCCCGCCTGGCGGAGGGCGAGATCGAGCGCCGCGCTCTCGAGCCCCCAGCGCCGGTAGTTTCGAAACACCTCGCGATCCGGCGCACCCGCCGGGAACAGATCGACCGACTCGAGGTGTGACGAGAAGGAATCGATCGTGTACTCGCCGGTCGAATCGGGCAGTCCCGACTCGGCCAGCGCGTCGTGGTCTGCCGTCTCGTAGGTGACGTCCTCGCCTCGACCGACCGCCGTTTCGCCGTCGGGACCGACGCCGGACAGGGCGAACTCGGTGGTGACGCGGGTGAACTCGCTCGAGGTCTCGCGTTCGAGGCGCTCGCTCGAGACGTCGTCGATCGACAGCGACAGGTCGGCGATCCGCTCGTAGTCCATACCGGACGGACGGCTGCAACCGAAAAGAACGTTTCACCGGGAGCGGGAGGCGATAGGTTGCAACTGCCTCGCGCTCGGGTTCACTCGTCGCCCCGTCGCTGGCGCAGGTTCTGTCGCGTAAACTGCGGTCGGACGCGCGTCGAGCGCGGTTTGCGGAACGATCGGTAGAGTTGAATCGTCACCGCGACCGAGAAGACCGCTGCGATGACCGACGCCTCGGGTGCCCCGAGCGCGTAGAGGACGCCCATGGAAAACAGCGACATCGTGAGTAACATGCCGTAGACCAGCCGCTTTGCGAGCGTGTTGAAGACGTTCTCCGAGTCTTCGACGCCGATACGGACGTAGAGGTCGTCGCGGTCGAGCCGATCTAACGTGCGCTCGGCTTTGGGTGCCAGCCGGGTCAGCGATTCGCCGGTTCGGCGGAGTTGCTCGCCCGATTCGCGGAGGTACTGGCGGACGGACTCCTCGCGATAGCCCTGTTCGGTGAGGTAGTCGGTCGCGGTCTCGATGAAGTCGAACTCCGGATCGAGCGTGACGCAGACGCCTTCGACGACGGTCGCGACGCGGAGGACGAGCGCGAGGTTTTTCGGCAGTCGGAACGGGAATTCGTAGATCGAGTCCTCGATCTGGCCGATGATCTGGTTTACCCGATACTGTTCGATATCCTGGCCGCGCGCGTCCTGAATAGCCAGTTCCATCACGTCGGCCATCACCGTCCGGTCGGCCTCCGGTGAGAGCGTGCCGATCTCGGTCAGCGCGTCGAGGATGGCGTCGATGTCCCGGTTGGCGACCGCGATGTAGAAGTCGACGATCTTTCCCTGGACGAAGTCGTCGACCCGGCCGGACATCCCGAAGTCGTAGAAGACGATCCGGCCGTCGTCGGTCACCGCGAGGTTGCCCGGGTGCGGGTCGGCGTGAAAGATCCCGTCGTCGATGATCATCTGCAGGTACGACCGC contains:
- a CDS encoding small multi-drug export protein produces the protein MSLEPLFVDVGATLENAGGFLQYVLVFVFAAIPLLEILVVIPVGIGLGLDPMATGALAFAGNVASVYVLIYFHRRISNWRRDRRSADETDSSDRFERARGLWERYGLPGIAIGGPILTGVHIAALVALLAGSSERTVAGWMTVGIGLWAALLVAGSVLGVSLLGVA
- a CDS encoding nucleoside triphosphate pyrophosphohydrolase family protein, yielding MCWPISRNFRAIRKFEGFSARGPEALRAKKADERGGFTDRLVL
- a CDS encoding deoxyhypusine synthase → MSDDHADDSAADAEDGHHEPERETFSHDPIGHAEARAGMTVGELADEYGNAGVGAADLHEAVDVTESMFDDDVTVFFGLAGAMVPTGMRRIVADLIREGHIDVLVTTGANLTHDSIEAIGGKHHHGAVHAEGKTEREHDETLRDEGVDRIYNVYLPQEFFATFESHLREEVFPTLEEEGIVSIQRLTEELGHANAEVNEREGVSEGPGIAAAAYENDVPIYCPAVQDSVLGLQAWMYSQTSDFSLDALADMTALTDTAYYAEEAGAFIVGGGVPKNFTLQTMLVAPDAYDYAVQLTMDPKQTGGLSGATLDEARSWGKLEKDADNVSVYADATITFPLVVAAALERLAN
- a CDS encoding Nif3-like dinuclear metal center hexameric protein; translated protein: MELAVFADRLDEELRTDDYADLDASANGLQVGPDGGEVERVAFAVDGVRETFERAIDADADALVVHHGISWGGFDRVTGRTYDRIAPLIENDVALYVSHLPLDGHQDHGNAAGVADVLDLENRSPFGELGPEYIGQRGTALESYSIESLCDRLEAELDTGDRQVRGLGFGPEEISEIAIVTGSGTDWLEEADDAGVDALVTGEGKQKVYHEAQEAGINVVLAGHYATETFGVCSLQELVAEWGLETTYFDVPTGL
- a CDS encoding cbb3-type cytochrome c oxidase subunit I, producing MSDLPPMTSIKRWLVTTNHKDVGVLYLATALFFLLLGGVLAMLFRIQLWDAGGTGFLTGSEYNQAVSAHGLLMVFWFLSPIATGFANYLVPLQIGAKDLAFPRLNAMSYWFYLFSGILFGISFFQGQTFSGGWTMYAPLNVPMYTTAMEAATGGNAAILALILFVFSITIGTVNFLTTIHRSRAEGLGLWNMPLFTWSWLLTVWMMLFAFAALLAALLLQASDRIFLTQYFATDQGSSLLWAHLFWFFGHPEVYIVFFPALGIMFETFQTFTGRRLVGRKWVIIAMVLVAVQSFLVWMHHMFLTTINLEIKTLFMATTIGISLPFDLMVFALIYTMVKGRVRFTTPFLFSLGALVLFILGGITGVFLGAVVLDFEFRGTYWVVAHFHYVMVSGVTALIGGLYYWWPKITGKMYSETLGKLHFAVYFLGFNLLYFPMFLAWETPRRVFDYGVGLQLYHRMATAGAFVLGASFLIMFYTLAKSWLSGPDAPDNPWAYSRTAEWAIPSPPPLENWDGRPSYASGRLEFVDDSAAATDGGLTADASHQAEHADHASIWPVGIGFGMFVFFLGISGITPYMVSFADGTGTAPDTLVGTGAEPSILYPVLTVLGVAILGYTLFEYGRERFHAPEMAIAERWPFDGIGTTKLGVWFFIASDVVVFGSVIGAYVFMRLHMGWNNWTMVPFASWPGLLNTYILLTSSFTVVLALVFAERQNKKGLLTAMGATLLLGLAFMTVKAYEYSVKISHGEYWWYGLEYSIYYVTTGLHALHVILGLLIAAFMIYRIRTIDAYLDDHRPVEFFGLYWHFVDIVWVFLFPLFYLM
- a CDS encoding response regulator; this encodes MSDHHFKRVAEETAEILLVEDNPGDIRLTEEAFKATDTETTLHSITTGDRAVDFLTRQIATESASLPDFVLLDLNLPGKNGCEVLEAIRSDPQLKPLPVIVLTSSEAAEDIERCYDARANAYLTKPKGPDEFEALAKAVEKFWFEQARFPSPLR
- the speB gene encoding agmatinase; this translates as MFPGASDEREETDTADQAVDPDRDGPNFVVVGAPLDVSTTFQPGTRFGPRRIRTFAEPFDDYDHRTDRHFSDLAVEDRGDVPAWDDAAEYLEYLTGTLRDVVWDDAIPLMLGGEHSVSLAGVRAVEPEVVVCLDAHLDLYDAYAGNELSHAAVTRRILEVDAVEEVVLLGVRTGSEAEWDRASEDDVTVVPPRDIADWSFGDRLEGRTVYLSVDIDAADPAYAPGTGTTEPFGLESRDMRDIVREVAPRSGGFDVVEVNDRDDGQAASLAGKLVREFVFSHADGT
- a CDS encoding translation initiation factor IF-5A, coding for MAKQQTEVRELQEGSYVMIDDAACKINAYSTAKPGKHGSAKARVEAKGVFDGKKRSLSQPVDAKIWVPIIERKNGQVVSVDGNDMQVMDLETYETLTMRIPEDVDVSPDENIEYLEMEDQRKIV
- a CDS encoding enolase-like domain-containing protein, producing the protein MDYERIADLSLSIDDVSSERLERETSSEFTRVTTEFALSGVGPDGETAVGRGEDVTYETADHDALAESGLPDSTGEYTIDSFSSHLESVDLFPAGAPDREVFRNYRRWGLESAALDLALRQAGTTVASALDRSLEPVRFVASTRLGDPPTTDRLERLRERVPGLEFKLDPTPAWDDGVVTALDETVGADAIRILDLKGQYEGTEVDTPADPELYRRVLEAFPETVIEDPALTDETEPLFDDPAVRARTSWDAPIDGLEDVEALPWEPDWLNIKPSRFGSLESLLETLAHCDERGIRLYGGGQFELGVGRGHIQTLASLYYPDGPNDVAPRAYNDSAVGDGLPTSPLVPPLEPSGFRWTTDADAA
- a CDS encoding ABC1 kinase family protein, translating into MLAYARDRRRFLLFGRPRRVDAETHRHRAEVLLESLLTLGPTFIKLGQLLSTRPDVLPPAYIDVLAALQDEVPPAEWTAARRVIEDELGPLDDRFEEFETEAISGASLGQVYRARIETGTDGPQSAPESHTGREVAVKVRRPDIEDLVAADLRVVRWSLPILLYFVDDSRAFSLENLADEFAKTIREEMDYEREATMLREIRANFADDDRFVIPDVIESHSGPRVLTMEYLEGTKINDVEELDRKGVDRTQVAENLQRSYLQMIIDDGIFHADPHPGNLAVTDDGRIVFYDFGMSGRVDDFVQGKIVDFYIAVANRDIDAILDALTEIGTLSPEADRTVMADVMELAIQDARGQDIEQYRVNQIIGQIEDSIYEFPFRLPKNLALVLRVATVVEGVCVTLDPEFDFIETATDYLTEQGYREESVRQYLRESGEQLRRTGESLTRLAPKAERTLDRLDRDDLYVRIGVEDSENVFNTLAKRLVYGMLLTMSLFSMGVLYALGAPEASVIAAVFSVAVTIQLYRSFRKPRSTRVRPQFTRQNLRQRRGDE